Within the Thermoplasmata archaeon genome, the region TATGGAAGGCGTGGTCCGCGAGGAAGCTTCCCCTGGAGTGGTCCGAGCCGCCCGTCGCCCCGTGAGGCGATCCATCTTCCTGCGGGGACCCGTCGAAACGTTGAAAGCCCCAGGGCGCCTCCTACACGACGAGGGAGCTTGGCGATGCGGCGGGACCTTCTGATCGTCTTGGTGTTCGTGATCGCCGCGGCGGTCGTCTTGGCCGTCGGGATCTACCTCCTCACGTCCTTGCCGCATTCCGCGCCGACCCCCTCCACCGCCACGGCGTGGACGGCGCCTCTCTTGCCCGGCCTCGCGTACCTGCGGCCCGTGCTCGGACCCACGACGCCCCTGAACGATGCGGTGGGCGGGCTCTGGGTGATCAACGCGGCCCGCCAAGGTGTCATCCAGATGAATCTCTCGAAATACGCGCTAGGGTACAACGAGAATCCGTTCCGCGCGGGAAACGACTCCGTGTGGCTCGATCTCTCCCCGGACTTCGGAGAGGCCGGCTCGCCCCTCGAGGCGGTGTACTACATCGTCCCGGCGCGGGACTGGGCCATCAACGGTACCACGGGCCCGCCGACCCGGACCGGTGCGATCGCGTACTTCTCGGGCCGGGACTTCGTCGCGGCGGACCCCTTCAAGCGGACCGTCTTCTTCCGTTCCCAAGTCCCCTTCCCTCCGACGTGGACCGGCGAGGATCCCGCGTCGGCCGGCGACATGCTCGTCGCGCCGCTCCAGCATGTCGTGGGCATCGGTCTGGCACAGTTCCCGGTCGGGCCGTACGAGTACTTCTATGCGTCGGACGGAAACCACACGATGGTGTTCGAGACGGACTACGTGCACGCGGGGTATTGCCCCTGCGCCGCCACGTCGGGCCGAGTCGCGTTCGCACTCAATGCCACCCTCTCTGCCCGTCCGTTCGTGTACTACGATTCTCTCGCGGTGACCTCCGGGGACGCGTGGCGGTCGGGACCGGGCCAGGCGCTCGTGTTCCCCCTGACGAACGACACGCTGGAGGTCGTGAACGTCACCGGCAAGATCCGAGGCTGGGTGCCGCTCACCCTCGGCGGGATGCGCGCCTCGGTCGCCGGGGACATCGGGTTCGTCCAGACGCCGACCCCTCCCCGCCTGTTCGTGCCGGTCCGGTCGTCCGTGTCCACGGGGTTCGTGGCGATCGACCTGACCAACCTCTCCAAGGTCTTCGAGTACACGGCGGGCGATGCCAGCCTGCGGCCCGTCGGCGCGCCGCTGAGCCGCGCGGGGGACTCGGTCTACACGGCGTGGTACAGCCCGGGGGACAATCGCACGCGCTTCGCCACGGTGAACGGGACCGGCGTACCGGTTCCCCAGTCCCTCGCGACGGTTCCGGGCCTGGTCCAATCCGTGTTTCTCGTGAGAGAGGCGTCGCGGATCTATGCCGAGACGCAGGCGGGACAGGTCGTGACTCTGAGCACGAGCTACACGCCCTCGGCCAACGTGACGCCGACCGCGTTCCCGCTCGCCCTCCCGTCCCCGCACACGGTCGTGTACTATGCGGGGAGCCCCGGGGGAACGCGGTACGGGACCCTGCTGTCCATGCAGGAACTTCTCGGCGCATGGACCGACTCGGCCCGGGCGACGACCGCCCTGTTCAATCTGGTCCCCTTCGTCGGCACGCTCGTCACGAGGGCGGGGTCCCCCGGAGCCGCACTGCCGGCGGGCTCGGTCTTCGCGGGTGCCCTGGGTCTCGTGCCGGGAGCCCTCACAGGGGATCGCCGAACGTCATGTAGTGCCACGGCTTGCGATCCGCGTTCGTGAGGTCGACGAACACGTGCTTCACGTTCGTGTATTCCTCCAGGCTGTACATGGAGAGGTCCTTGCCGAACCCGCTCTGCTTGTACCCGCCGTGGGGCATCTCGCTCACGAGGGGCAGGTGCTCGTTGATCTCCGCGGCCCCGAAGCGCATCGCATTGGCCACGCGGAACGCGCGATGGATGTCCTTCGTCCAGACGCTCGAGTAGAGACCGTAGACCACGCCGTTCGCGATCTCGATGGCCTCCGCCTCCGTCTTGAAGGACATCGCCGTGACGATGGGTCCGAAGACCTCCTCGCAGCTGATGCGCATGTCGAACGTGGCGTCGCTGAAGAGGGTCGGGAGGTAGTACCACCCCTTCTCGAAGCGCTTGTCCTTGGGTCGCGCGCCGCCGATCTCGAGCTTCGCGCCCTCCTCCTTCGCGATGCCGGCGTACTTCTCGACCTTCTCCCGCTGCTTGTCGCTCACGAGCGGCCCGAGGTCCGTGCTCCGCTCCAGGGGGTCGCCGATCCGAATCGTCTTGAGCAGCTCGACCATGCGCTTCACGAACTTCGGGTACACCTTCTCCTGGACGAGGAAGCGCGCGGCCTGCGTGCAGTCCTGGCCGCCGTTCACCATGGACGCGGCCACGGCGCCCTGGGCCGCGGCCTCGAGGTTCGCGTCGTCGAAGACGATGAAGGGGGCTTTGCCGCCCAGCTCGAGGTGCAGCCGCTTCACGTTGTTCGCTCCGGCCCGCATGATCTCCTTGCCCGTGCTCGTGTCCCCGGTGAGGGAGACCATGTCCACCTTCTCCGAGGCGGAGATCGCTTCGCCCAGGACGGAGCCGGGTCCGGTGAGCACGTTCACAGTCCCCTTGGGCAGGCCCGCCTTCTCGATGATCTTGCCCAGCTCGATCGTGGTCAGGGGTGTGAGGGACGCCGGCTTGAGGACCACGCAGTTGCCCGCGGCCAGGGCGGGCGCGATCTTCCAGATCGCCATCATGAACGGGTAGTTCCACGGGGTGATCGACCCCACGACACCGACGGGCTCGCGGCGGAGGATGCTCGTGGCCCCGTACGCGAACTCCATGGACGCGGATCCGGCGAGGGTCCTCGCGGCGCCCGCCATGAAGCGCAGGTTGTCCACGCTGAACGGCAGGTCGCCGTCGCGGGCCTGCTTGATCGTCTTGCCCTGGTTCTTGGACTCCAGGATCGCGAGCCGATCCATGTCCGCCTCGATGAGCGCGGCGAGCTTGAGGAGCGCCGCGGCGCGGTCGCCCGGCGTCATCGTGGGCCACTTCCCCTTGTCGAACGCCTCCCGAGCGGCGTCGATCGCCGCCCGGGCGTCGGCGTCTCCGCCCTTCGGGACCTCGGCGAGCTTCTGGCCGTTCGCGGGGTTGATCACCGTGTAGGTCTCGCCCTTCGCCGCCTCGACCCATTCCCCACCGATGTAGTTGAGATACTCCAGCTTGGCCAACGCAATCCTCCCCGAGGCTGCCTGAGGATGGCAGGTGAGGGTAAGTAGGTTTCGCGGAAGGACCGTCGCGGCATAGGGAGGGCGGTCGGGGAAATCAACCTTAAACAAGGTTGATTTCCGGAAGGGACGCACACAGGACTTGCGCCCTCAGGATTCGGTCTACCGCCGGAGCTTCGCCATGGTCTCCGGGAACGCATCCGCGAAGCGCTTCGCGTCCGTCTCGGGCACCGTGAAGGAGACGCGGAAGAACCGGTTCCCGTTCAGCTTGGACAGGTAGGAGCCCGCGCGACCGTGGACCAAGTAGTCGTGGAGGAGGCGCTCCTCCAGGGTCTCCGGGTTCACGCCCGTGGCGCTCACGTCGATCACGAACATGTTCGCCTTGGACGGGAACACGGGCAGGACCGCGCCGTCGACCTTGTCCACGGCCGCCTTGATGGTCTTCTGGTTCTTCGCGCACGTCGTTCGGATGCCGGGCAGCCACTCGTGCTTCGTCCGGAGCGCGGCCAGGGCGGCGCGTTGCGCGAGGACGTTCACGCCGAGCGGGTTCGTGTCGAACTTCTTGATCTGCTTCATGAGTTCCGTCGGGCCGAGGATCGCGCCGACGCGCATTCCCGCAAGGCCAGGGGCCTTGCTGAAGCTGTACGAGAGGAGCGTCTTCTCGGGATAGAATTCCGACGCGAGGACGTGGTCCGGGTTGAAGTCGCGATACGTGATGTCGTCGATCAGGACGAGGTCGTGGTCGCGCGCGACCTCCGCGACGCCCTTGACCTGGGAGCGTGTGTAGCCGGAACCCATGGGGTTGTCGGGGTCGATCAGGAACATGGCCTTCGTCGCGGGCCCGACGGCCTCGTTGGCCCACTCGGGCGCGAGGACGTAGGGCTTGCGGTAGATGTCCACGGCCTTCGCCTTCGCGCCGCACATCTCGATCTGCGCGTGGATGGGCAGGAACGCGGGGTCCGTGGAGACGACTTCGTCGCCCGGCTTCAGGAGGGCGCGGGTCGCGAAGTACTCGCCCTCGATGCCGCCGTTCGTGAGGACGAGGTCGAAGCCCTCCAGGCCGAGGTCCTCCAGGATGGCCTCCGGGAGGCCGAAGATGCCCCGCTTGAACGGGTAGTTGTTGAACTCGCGCTGCTCGAAGCTTGTGCGGATCGCCTCCAGGATCGCGGGATGCATGGGAAGCGTGTTCGTGTTCTGAGACATCCACGCGACTTCGTTGCGGTGCTGGTGCGCGAACTCGAAGTTGTCGATCGAGGCCATGGGACCACTCCGGTGAGCGCATCCACGGCGACCGTCCTCTTATCCATTGCGGTCGAGGAGGATGAACGGCGACGCGGAGATGAACGATATGTTCGCAACGTACTTGGCGGGCTTCACCGCGATGTCGCGTCGGGAGATTCGATGACCTGCTGCGAGGCGATCCACGAGGTGTTCGACGCAAAGGCGAACGGCAACATCGAGGTGGGCGAACTCCCCACGTGGACCCACGTGCGCGGGCAGGTGGCCTGGTACGTGTACCAGGGACCCTATCGCGACATCTCGACCAAGGGGTGGGACGTGTTCTGGCGGAAGTTCGCAACCGCGAACCTGAAGATGGAAGGGGCCCCCGGCGACGTGTACGCCTGCAGCCCGGGCTGTCACAAAGAGGACGACCAGGCCAATATGCTCACGATCTTCTGGGCCCCGGTGGGCTGACGTCGGAAAGCCTTAAGGGGAATCATCCCTTAGGCCGCGAAGCCGGGCTCGTGGTCTAGTGGTTATGACGTCACCTTGACACGGTGAAGGTCACCGGTTCGAATCCGGTCGAGCCCACTCCTCTCCTCTCTCGGATGCCCGAACCAGTCCTTGGTGTGGACTCGGCTGCGCTTGCGGAGTTCTCGCTGCACCGACTCCGGGATGGGCCGGCATCCGCAGCGTTTCGCATGCTCTTCGTGCCATCGGATGCGCTCCTCCATCGAGGGGTTCTTGGGCATCGGGTGTCCGCGGTGCCAGCGTTCGTTCACGGTCGGCCCATCCTCACGTCAGGTGCGCTCCGAACCAACCTAGGTACGCCTTGAGCCGCGCGACGCGGTGCTTCGGCTTGCCGCCCCGAGAGAGCTCGTGGTTCTCCTTGGGGACGAGGAAGAGCTCGGCCTCCTTCCCGTAGTACTTCAGGGCCGTGTACATCTGGAGGGCCTCCACGTGCCAGCACCGAAGGTCCTCGAACGAGTGCACGATCAGGAGCGGCGTGGTCACGTTCTTGACGTACCGGATCGGAGACTTGGCCATCGTGGTCTCCTCGTCCTCCCACGGGTCCACGCCGACCTGGTCCTTCGTGAAGTGTGGCCCGATGTCGCTCGTCGCCCAGAACGTCCACCAGTTCGCGATGCCTCGGTCTGTGACCGCGGCCTTGAACCGCGTCGTCTGGCCGATGATCCAGTTCGTCATGAAGCCGCCGTACGAGCCGCCGGCCACCGCGAGCCGCGAGCCGTCGATCCAGGGGTGCACGGCGATCACGTGGTCGACCGCCTCCATGAGGTCCTGATAGTCGCGCTCCCCGTAGTGCGTGCGGATATCTGCGAACGCCTCCGAGTATCCGTCGCTTCCCCGGGGGTTCGTCGCAAGGACGGCGTAGCCCTTGGCGGCGAACACCTGGAACTCATGGACGTACGTGTGGCCGAACGCGGTCTTCGGGCCGCCGTGGATGTACAGGATCAGGGGGACCTTGCCTTCCTTTTGGGGCTTGAAGAGCCAGCCCTCGACGGTCTCGCCGTCGCTCGCCCGGAAGGTCAGCCGCTCGGGGGCCAGCAGATCGAGGTCATCGGTGGCCCTCGCGTTGAACGACGTGAGCGCGCGGACCTGGCCCTGGGACACGTACAGCTCGGGCAACCGGGAACGCTCCATCGCGGTGAACACCACGGCATCGCCGTGGACCTGGAACGCCTCGACGGCCCGGTCCCCGCCGACTAAGAGCTCGGCCTTGCGCGTGCTCGCGTTCATCCCGTACAAGTGGGCCGCCCCGCCCTCCGCCACGGCGAAGGTGATCCGATTCCCCACCCACTTCGGCTCCGCGTTCATCCCGCCCATCCGCACGTCGCAGTTCAGGCCAGGGCTCACGTTCCGGTCGAACGCGTCCACGCGCTCCGGCTTCCCCCCGGCGACGTCGATCCACCAGAGGTGCTCGTGGGACGCGAAGCCCCGCGGCAGTTCGTCACCGGTGAACAGGATGCGGCGATCATCCGGGGACCAGGCGGCCGTGCCGATTTCCATCGTGTGCGGCGTGAGCTGTTGCGCGCTTCCGGCAGCGACGTCGAGGACGAACAGGTCGCTCAAGTACGGCCGTCCGTCCTCGGTCGCCGCGGTGTAGGCAATCCGTTTCCCGTCGTGGGACCAGTACGCGTGGGCGACGTCGAACTCGCCCTGGGTGAGCTGCTTGACCTCGTTCGAGGACAGGTCGAGGACGAAGACGTGCTTCCGTAGGTTGTAGATGAAGCCCTTCTCGTTGTACCAGAAGTTGATTCTCCGGACGGTCCGGATGTCTTCGTCGTCCGTGCCGACGTTGGAGAGGAACAGGACCCGCGTCCCGTCCGGAGACCATGCGGGCGCGTCGATGCCCTCCTTCCGCGGCAAGAGGAACCTCGCCTCGCCGCCGTCCACCGGGATCACGTACAACCCGTTACCCTTGTCGTCCTTCCCCATCTCCCGGCGCGAGGTGAACAGGATCCGATTGCCGTCCGGGGAGAACTTCGGCGCGGAATCCTTCCCTGCGGTGGTGAGCTGCCGCGGCGCACCCACGTGGAGCGGCACGAGCCAGAGGTTGCTCTCGTACTCGTCCTTGTCCAAGAGGGCACGGTGGACAGAGAGTGCGGCCAGGGAGCCGTCCGGGGACAGGGAGGGCTCGGAGAGGAACGCGTAGGCGGCCAGGTCTTCGGCCTCGACGGGTCGGGACATGGCCGCGCGGACCGCAGCCATCCGCTTAAACATAACGCGAGGACCCCGACGCGCGGCGCAATCCTTACCGGGGGCGGCCTTCAGGGGCCCCGACCCCTTCCGGAACCCGGGCCGCCAGGACAAGCCCGGTGACGTCCGCCCCGTGGCTCATGCGAGGTCGGGGGACGCGATGCGCCGCACGACGGCGAGGGCCATCTTGCCGAAGATGGGGTTCACGTTCTCTCCCGTCTTCGCGGACGCCCAGAGCGCGAAGCCGTGGTTCCGCTCGGCCCGTTCCTGCGGCTCATGCTCGTCGTAGAGGCACATGATCTCGCCCCGCAGGTCCACCTTGTTGACCACGATGGCGAGGGGCACTTCGCCCGTGATCTTGAACGCGGCCGAGATCCACTCTTCCAGGGCCTCGAACGTGGAGTACCGCGTGACGTCGCACACGGCGATGATTCCCTGCGCGCCCTGCAGGTACTGCCGGTGCAGGGTGTCCAAGTAGGAGCGTTCGCCGATCAAATCCCAGATGTTGAGCTGGACCTCCACATTCTGGGAGGGCTCGCTGCGGGAGGTGAGCCAGATCTTTTTCAGGCTCACCTTGCTGCCCAGGGTCGATATGTACCGGTCGTCGAAGGCGTCCTCCACGTAGCGGCGGATCAGGGAGGTCTTCCCGACCGCGGCCTCGCCGATGAGGCAGATCTTCGCCTTCAGCACGCCGTTGATGTCCACGCGGACGCGAGTCCGCCGTCGGCGGGTATCAACGCTCCGCCCCGGTTATCAGATGTGAGATGCGGTCCCGGTCGGGCTTCCGGCGTGCCGGAGGACCCGGCCCGACCGGCTGCCCGTCGGCCGCCCCTCCCGGACCGCCACCTCCCCGTTCACGAGGACCCAGTCGATTCCCTCGGGGAAGTCGTGGGGATAGTTCACGAACGGGAAGGCGTGGGGCCAGAGGTTCGACGCACGGTCCCGCACGCGGGGCAGGTCGAAGACGACCAGGTCCGCCCAGGATCCGGGACGGACGAGGCCGCGGTCCCACAGGCCGAGCTTGGCCGCGGGCATGCCGCTCATCTTCCAGATCGCCTCCTCGAGCCGCAGGACGGGCTCCTGCACGACGAAACGCTCGAGCACGCCGGGGTACTCGCCGAATGTGCACGGCAGGTAGGGTGCCGACGGCGCGGTTCGCTGCTCCCGCGGCAGGATCCACCCGTCCGAGCAGATCATGACGAGCGGGTGGCGCAACGTGGCCTTGATCTCCTCGATGTCGATGTAGTCGAACAGGCCGATGGCCTCGTCGCGCTCGTCGACGATCGCGTCGAAGTACGCGGTCCAGGGATCCACGCCGCGCCGCTCTCCGAGCGCCGCGATCGTGAGCCCCTCCTTCGACGGATCGCGCGGACACCGCAGCAGGAAGATCCGGTCGAAGCGGTCGTGGACCAGGAGCCCGGCGTAGCCCGCCGCGGGCTTTCGGTCCTCCTTCACCTCCCGCTTGAGCTCCTCTCGCTTCGCCGGGTCCTGGAGCATCGTGATGAGTTCGTCCGTGGTCATCTTCTGCGTCCACTGGGGCAGACCGTGGCTGAGGTTCGGGCCGAAATCCGTATGCGTGTCGTTGTCCACCGTGACCTCGATTCCCCGAGCGCGTGCACCCTCCCAGAGCCTCTGAACGTCACGCGCCTTGACGGTGGCGCCGTACTTCGGCGCGTTATGGCTGATCTGGACCGGGCATCCGGCGCGTTCTCCGATCACGAGGCACTCGCGCACGGCGTCCAGGATCGTCTCGCGCTCCCCGCGGATGTGGGATGCGTAGAATCCGCCGCGGCGGGCGACCACCTTCGCGAGTTCGACGAGTTCGTCCGTTGCCGCGAAGCAGCCGGGCGGATACACGAGGCCCGAGCTCATCCCGAAGGTGCCCGCACGCATGGCCTCGTCCACGTGCCCCTTCATCTCCCGGAGCTCGGCCTGCGTCGGGGCACGCTCGTCGAAGCCCATCGTCGCGAGCCGCACGGAACCGTGCCCGACGAGCCCCGCGA harbors:
- a CDS encoding aminobutyraldehyde dehydrogenase; translation: MAKLEYLNYIGGEWVEAAKGETYTVINPANGQKLAEVPKGGDADARAAIDAAREAFDKGKWPTMTPGDRAAALLKLAALIEADMDRLAILESKNQGKTIKQARDGDLPFSVDNLRFMAGAARTLAGSASMEFAYGATSILRREPVGVVGSITPWNYPFMMAIWKIAPALAAGNCVVLKPASLTPLTTIELGKIIEKAGLPKGTVNVLTGPGSVLGEAISASEKVDMVSLTGDTSTGKEIMRAGANNVKRLHLELGGKAPFIVFDDANLEAAAQGAVAASMVNGGQDCTQAARFLVQEKVYPKFVKRMVELLKTIRIGDPLERSTDLGPLVSDKQREKVEKYAGIAKEEGAKLEIGGARPKDKRFEKGWYYLPTLFSDATFDMRISCEEVFGPIVTAMSFKTEAEAIEIANGVVYGLYSSVWTKDIHRAFRVANAMRFGAAEINEHLPLVSEMPHGGYKQSGFGKDLSMYSLEEYTNVKHVFVDLTNADRKPWHYMTFGDPL
- a CDS encoding D-aminoacylase, which encodes MAYDVVVRNGRLLDGTGTPWALRDVGVRKGKIATVGRLGRASAALEIDAAGKYVTPGFIDIHTHSDIGLLVERTAEAAVRQGVTTQVIGNCGDSPAPISDRYRELAVRRFTYYAQASEWTWSTYGEYLDYLEAGGIGINVAGLVGHGSVRLATMGFDERAPTQAELREMKGHVDEAMRAGTFGMSSGLVYPPGCFAATDELVELAKVVARRGGFYASHIRGERETILDAVRECLVIGERAGCPVQISHNAPKYGATVKARDVQRLWEGARARGIEVTVDNDTHTDFGPNLSHGLPQWTQKMTTDELITMLQDPAKREELKREVKEDRKPAAGYAGLLVHDRFDRIFLLRCPRDPSKEGLTIAALGERRGVDPWTAYFDAIVDERDEAIGLFDYIDIEEIKATLRHPLVMICSDGWILPREQRTAPSAPYLPCTFGEYPGVLERFVVQEPVLRLEEAIWKMSGMPAAKLGLWDRGLVRPGSWADLVVFDLPRVRDRASNLWPHAFPFVNYPHDFPEGIDWVLVNGEVAVREGRPTGSRSGRVLRHAGSPTGTASHI
- a CDS encoding Rab family GTPase; this encodes MDINGVLKAKICLIGEAAVGKTSLIRRYVEDAFDDRYISTLGSKVSLKKIWLTSRSEPSQNVEVQLNIWDLIGERSYLDTLHRQYLQGAQGIIAVCDVTRYSTFEALEEWISAAFKITGEVPLAIVVNKVDLRGEIMCLYDEHEPQERAERNHGFALWASAKTGENVNPIFGKMALAVVRRIASPDLA
- a CDS encoding pyridoxal phosphate-dependent aminotransferase produces the protein MASIDNFEFAHQHRNEVAWMSQNTNTLPMHPAILEAIRTSFEQREFNNYPFKRGIFGLPEAILEDLGLEGFDLVLTNGGIEGEYFATRALLKPGDEVVSTDPAFLPIHAQIEMCGAKAKAVDIYRKPYVLAPEWANEAVGPATKAMFLIDPDNPMGSGYTRSQVKGVAEVARDHDLVLIDDITYRDFNPDHVLASEFYPEKTLLSYSFSKAPGLAGMRVGAILGPTELMKQIKKFDTNPLGVNVLAQRAALAALRTKHEWLPGIRTTCAKNQKTIKAAVDKVDGAVLPVFPSKANMFVIDVSATGVNPETLEERLLHDYLVHGRAGSYLSKLNGNRFFRVSFTVPETDAKRFADAFPETMAKLRR
- a CDS encoding S9 family peptidase yields the protein MSRPVEAEDLAAYAFLSEPSLSPDGSLAALSVHRALLDKDEYESNLWLVPLHVGAPRQLTTAGKDSAPKFSPDGNRILFTSRREMGKDDKGNGLYVIPVDGGEARFLLPRKEGIDAPAWSPDGTRVLFLSNVGTDDEDIRTVRRINFWYNEKGFIYNLRKHVFVLDLSSNEVKQLTQGEFDVAHAYWSHDGKRIAYTAATEDGRPYLSDLFVLDVAAGSAQQLTPHTMEIGTAAWSPDDRRILFTGDELPRGFASHEHLWWIDVAGGKPERVDAFDRNVSPGLNCDVRMGGMNAEPKWVGNRITFAVAEGGAAHLYGMNASTRKAELLVGGDRAVEAFQVHGDAVVFTAMERSRLPELYVSQGQVRALTSFNARATDDLDLLAPERLTFRASDGETVEGWLFKPQKEGKVPLILYIHGGPKTAFGHTYVHEFQVFAAKGYAVLATNPRGSDGYSEAFADIRTHYGERDYQDLMEAVDHVIAVHPWIDGSRLAVAGGSYGGFMTNWIIGQTTRFKAAVTDRGIANWWTFWATSDIGPHFTKDQVGVDPWEDEETTMAKSPIRYVKNVTTPLLIVHSFEDLRCWHVEALQMYTALKYYGKEAELFLVPKENHELSRGGKPKHRVARLKAYLGWFGAHLT